Part of the Vespula pensylvanica isolate Volc-1 chromosome 23, ASM1446617v1, whole genome shotgun sequence genome is shown below.
atatcttctttataaataatttttagattttcatattatatagcCTTAACAAAGGTcgactttataaaaattcgtctTATTAAAAATCTGTGCTATTATTAATGAGGAACTTTATTTTAGTTGTTGATTATACATTAAACTATTCTAAGTAActtttattgcatttttaaGGTAGTAACTACGGCCACGATCACTGCAGAGAGACCTACGACTACTATTATGTGCAGTACTAAATGGCAAGCACCTGTGATAAAAGGTCGTTTTAGCAAATCAGTTTGGTTGGGCAATCCTGGTGAATCATCATTACCATCACTTTCACTTTTAGAACGTCCAAaggtaaagaaataattctatttgatgctcattataataatgtgatgcttttttataatataaattagaataaaaaattgtttatgcattattgtataattaaaagattatattcaaataagaTAATGTAGAATATCATCTAtcgtatgtaatatttaatatatttattcatctgTAACAGTTGTGTGTTACAGattagtaatttattatttatatgaactGCCAATATTTGTTACATGTACAAAGTAAATTTAAGTAAAGACTGTGGATATTACGCTTTTACACCAATAACTTGTTTATAATGcagatacatataatacataatttataatattatataagggagatttatataatattaattatatagatacattcatacatacatacgtacgtacgtacatatatatattatatatatatatacacacatatacatattttaaaacattatgGAAAAATTgcatagtataatatatgtggttaataaaatattataaagttaaaatataGTAAcgcatatattaataaaataatatatacttcaCAATATTTGTAGTAGGAAGAAATagtattgatataataaatggcgcaattttcctttctaccactccatttatttattatatcaaataactATATTATACACTAATggtattcatattttatatgggTGATTTATCAAATCCATATTGTGCAAATTCATTACCTTTGCATCGTACCTCAGTGCTGGGAAAACCTGGATCACTAGGAAACTGTTTAATACGTGAAAATGAAGTTCTCCAGCCTCCTGATTTTGTCCAAtcctaaataaaataatataattatatcgctGAACTGATCATGATAAcacaaataatacaaaaagtgATAAATTGCAAACTAAActcgtattattaaaaaatcattgtgATATTGATATCAACATAAATCCAAAACTTACGTGTCCATTATATTTAAAGTAATAACAAGCagagtatataaaaatgattcccATAATACTCTTTGCTGTAATATGACGTAATCCATCAGCCCAAGTAGAACCCTATAATGAAacgatgaatattattttggtatcaatttttaacttagaaataaatgaagatatgTGAAATTACCATTAGAGGAACCAACATATTTTCAACTTTATCCAAAGGAGCTCTGTAAAATCTTCTAATTggattatatctttttttataataatctggTGATATTACTGGTTCACAGGGATCTAATATTTGATCCTTTAAAAACTTTGCACGCCATGCACGTTCTTCATCGGTCATACCTATCAAacgttctctatctctagATAAACGACGCTCCAACATTATGGTCATGTCCTCTGTTTTCTGTGGTGGCCCCTTCATGATGTTTATCTTTAACAaagaatacaaattatattatgttatgtaagattatttggaaaattataatctttaatttaaagttgaagaaaaacaaagttaaaattgttttacaattttattttttgctctCTTCTAGTTGTAAAAAACTAAAAGagttaaagaaatagaataaaaagcaCATtcaatttatgtaattattaaaaatcatataacaattattatatgcagaatataaatttatgtatatatataaaagtttaaatatataattaaaatttaaacaacaaaatatatagaaacatcatataacaattattatatgcagaatataaatttatatatatgtataaaagtttaaatatataattaaaatttaaacaacaaaatatatagaagCAAACCTTTTTAATGACaccaaatgaaaatataggTTATAACGATATTACGTCACAAGTTAGAAGTAAGTATTCTATTGATAAGCAATgtaaagatgtatatattaccGATAGAGAGTGCATATGATAAAGAAACTTATGAACTTACTAACAAAAACGCATACGacaaagaaattagaaaacttATCGGCAGCGAACATGTTgctaaaatatatgtattgctttttttaatataaatttgaataaaataacgttgcaataattgtataaaaataagtaaaatacatctaaaatttattacatggtacaaaaaattttgttaaaattgcAAATTTCTAGCTTATCGATCAACCTAAGCGCGtaaaatcttttatcattttaaaagaaattgtataaatataagtatattaacagataaatataagtatattaaagGAAATACTTGTACTAACACTAaacacttttatttttgtttctttttttcgtacacctattataaaagaaaaccaaaCATTTGATCAAAACATGATATGCATACGAATAGTTTGGACATTCATAAGTACgaagaattttgaaaaaagatgtggatgatatatattaaatatttgtacaatgtatgtatgattATACGTCGAGATacaatgataatttaatatgacAAAACTTTTGTTGATATTTATGATATGGGTTGCATATTGTTGTGAAGTTCCAATGATTGAAtttgcgtatgtatatatgtatgtatatactttcaaATGACaatgcatataatatatacaattaattactatcataatttatcagaaaaatatCTCAAGTACAATGGAATAATTATCGCAATTATAATATTCCGAAGTATCGGATCGCATGAAGAATTTCAGTTAATTATTACTAGACTTGTTAATTTTGATATGTTGAAAAAGTTATCTATTGCTGAATATATCTCTatagtctatatatatatatatatatatatatatatatatatatatatatagactatGTTTAATGGCTATGCAGTTTATAATCTTTTGTATGATGTAAACACAACTAACAGCGATTCAGTAAgctgaaaattaaaaatgattataaaaagaagataaaaattatgagaatattgatattaaaactattttgCGCGACAATCTTACAACTGAAAAaacattgtaatattattcaGTTTTCTAATAAGATGAGTCTTCTATAATTGGCTTTACCAAAATcgatacgattaaaatattaatttttctttcttgtctgcATAAATTCTGTatctatgttttttcttttcttttttcgaagctGACACACTATAGAAGATGGAAATACATTGTTACTTTAAATCTATGCTATGTCTATATCTTTGTAGCGTATAACGTTAGAGAAaggataattataaatattatttggcttgtttttttaattttaacagtTATTTCGACTAATGCAAAGCTGTATTTTATACCTTATCTAATTAAGTGTAATAATTTcgttgcatattttttttatgatcttcTCTTACATCTCTTTTACGTTATTATGTTTTAAAATTATGCACACAGAAGTATCTATttggatatttcttttattcggaAGTAGCGTTATTGGttcttcgatagaaatattgCAAATCATGCATGtttaatatgcatatatttaaaGCCATATTTAATTGATCGATATCTAACaactatcaaaatatttttcttattgataatattgtgtgtgtatgtgtaaattagtggaaaaaaagaaggcaaaCTTAACTGAATAATTtagtttttgttaatttaatttaatttaatttaatttaatttaatttttaattaaataaaaatataaaagcagTGTGCATACTATtacacaaaaatataataaggcattcaaaagattatattgatacaaatatttgaatttgatgctgcatatataaagttaattaCAAATAGTAtgctatatatttaaaattatcaatagATACACAGAAGCAACGCCTagatacagaaaaaagaaagaaaaagaaattattcgtaatattgaaaatatttacaatatattatgcATTGgcatgtttttattaattctaaacAATGAATTGAACAATTTGAAACTTGATGTTTACTGGGTGTtctattcttcatttttttaattcctatTGCAGATATAGGAGCTTCTTGCAAAATAAAgctgatatatattataataataaagagtaTATGATTAGGCCAATTTTGAACAATAATTGTCAAAATAGTTCGATagcatttaattatattgtaacgTGTACTACACATTCTTTTGATCAATATTAAGAGATCCAACTCGATGAATTTGATTGATTGATCCTGCATTCTTGACTTAAAGCCGGGGAACTTGGGTAACTATCAACaagttattaacaaaaaattatgttcTATAATCATATACAATAGTATATGCAACAGTTTTTCTCTCAGTCATACCATTTGTCCAGAGATGCACATCATCTATTGATGTGCCAACTCAAGATTACAATGGTTCTACATTAATCAACGTAATTGGTGTTCTTCCTTGTGTTATAATCAACAGCTTTTGGTTGATTATTGAAACTTGTCTATCTATGTGAAAGCTAGGTAAACAGatgtttacatatatctaaataatttaaatgataacTGACATCTACTACTTttatagtttctctctctctctctctctctctctctcgcccttcctctttctgtccgcaaataataaataaattatgtatgtgtagatatatacgtgtgtatgtgtaatagtaatagcagtagtagtagtaataatagtgatagtagtattagcagtagtaatagtgATAGTagagaagtagtagtagtaatagtagtgatagtagagaagtagtagtagtagtgatagtggtagtggtagtagtagtagtaggagtagtagtagtagtaggagtagtagtagtagtagtagtaggagtagtagtagtagtagtagtagtagtagtagtaatagtagtagtagtagtaggagtagtagtagtagtagtagtagtagtagtagtagtagtagtagtagtattagtagtagtagtagcagtagtagtctAGTAGtttttttcaatgtaaatcatattctgtttttttctttctttacttctttttatctataagTTAAGCATTATTATAGATAcatcatatttaaatacaatttgGATATCAAGGCAAATATGTATTTCTCATATCAATTTGCATTTAAAAGGAAGATCATGAGAAATGCATTGAATTAACGATAGTTTAACTAATCTCTTAATTTTGTGCTAACTAGATTTTGACTGTTTCTTTGACTTCCGATTATTACCTATCCCCTCCCTCCCTCGCACTCCCTGTCTCtgcatatctctctctcatgcaTATGATTCTGTTTGAAGAGACAATgcattaaaattcaaatactGTACAAGATCGCATGTGTCTCAGCTGGACTGTGTATATTaactttttgtatttcttttcttttgtttatattttttcgacgagtataaattaaaaatattcaaatacagCCTCACAGAGGCTGCGTACACATTGGGGTAGACCATGCTAACCCTTTCACCGCTCTCAGAGCGTtgcacatacgtacgtatattacgcacacatacgtacatatacatactagATTCTTCCTtcaatacatattacatatgtatatatacgtgtatatgcattattattattctttttttaatcgcagAAAAGAGCAAATTCTCATGTAAACataatcgttttaaatttTCACCATTTCAGCCTTTTGATTTGGAAACACAGGCAGTGAAAGGGTTAGATATGTTCTAGTTTTGCAATTGAACTTTCTTTCCACCACGTGGCTTAATACTTTCAGAAATTTGCCACATTGCCTCCTCACAGAGGAAATCACTGAAGTTGTTGAAGAATGTAATAATACGATCGTGTTTCTTGAAGGAGTATGTActagaaacaaaattaacataACAATTTCTctaattacttctttttttttttcaaagaataaatttttgttattacttaCCCTTTTTTGAATCTCTTCATATTTTCaacaatattaaattgttgccatcttttagaaaaattgataGTACCATCCGGTAATAAATCACTGTTCCCAATATGCACAAATGTAAGGTCTTGTAACACAAGTCCACTGAgtgatcaaataaataaataaataaataaataaatatatgtaaatatactatgtaaatttgtatgatatataaaagaactaataattattattaatttatgatttgTATAACTCTTACATATATGGGATGCATGGTGGTTGAGTTTCCGCTAAAGCTTGCCTATATGCTCGAAAACTACTTGAACTATCAATAAGAGCACAATATTCCTTCAAACCTTCCGTAATATGCTTCTGCCATTCAAGTCTTCTAATTGGTGCACTGTCTAATGCAGAAAGCAAGGCAAGAtaactattaaaattatttatttttctaagatgtttcattattttgatGAACTTGacaacatatttttctctatccttaGCTTCGTTTTCCAATCTATGTTCTAATATTCTGGACCTAGCCCAGTAtgacattttattaaaatgttcCGTAAATCTCGTAAGATTTGGgcttctctcttcattttgtTCCTGAGCCCAAATTAATACCTCAggaatttcaattttcataaataaatctgCGTCTAATAAAGTCATTTGTTCTGCGATCTGTTCGCTTTTAAAATCTAAAAGTGATGCTTGTTTCGTCGTTACACtaagagaagataaaattgGTTGTGCGTATTGTAATTGTTTAGCAGCAtgcttttctaatattttcacTCGTAAAGCTTTAGCCATTGTTAAATCACCACTGCATACTAATTGCTGTACGAATTCCATTAAAGTTTGTAATAAGGTATCATCAAGATCTGACATACTGTAAGAaagtatatgtaattatataatcttcttatcttatcttttcgtttatgATACTTAATACTCACGTTAAATCACTGACTACTCTaactaataaagaaaaagcttCTCGAGCTGCTCGTTGCTTCGTAACATCTGGAGAACAGGAAAAACGTTGATGTCGTTTATGtaatttttgaattaattcaaGCGGTTGCATAAATGTTCTGTATGTTGTTAGAAAAGCTTCCTGATATAAAAAGTCTGCAACAGATGAggtaacattaatatataaattttttaagtaaacatttatatcattatactaaataatattttcttatttaacatataataaacaaacCTGATTCCTTTTCGTCTATGCAgcatgaaaatatgtatatatcaaatcattaataaaataaaaataataaattaattcatttatactaattatgattaaaataaatatataccatGCTTATTAGCTTTGGTAGCATGAATTAATAATGCATCGGGATGTCCACCACGTATGTCAGGTCCTTCTTCATCAGGTTTTTTAAAAACTAAATATTTACTGATATCTAATTCTTCCAAGATATTATCATCTTGATCTATATCCCTTAATTCCAAAGTGTTATCGCTAATGGATACAGAAGAAAGAGCATTACTCACAGGTCTGGAAATTGGTAATGCTATGTCCATTGCAGTACCAGTAgtattctaaaaaagaaatatttctgttaatatttctaatataacaTTTCTAAACTAAAGGAGCcacttttctatttcctttacCAATTTCACTGGAGTTGATGATACaacatcttttttatcaagaaaagCATCATTATATGATGGCTCATCAATTCTAACAGGAGTCAATGATAAAATTGGATCAGATGTGTGTATGCTTTGCATACTAATCGTAGCCTTTGGTGAAACTATCGAAGGTGTAGCATTTGATTTAATTGATCGTGATCTCTTTGGTGGTAAAGCAGGAGGAAGACtagaattatttgttatttccgTAATGTTTGGAGTCATAGATATAGAAACGCTAtgacgagaaaaatattttatgaattatggTTGTACATAAGGATATcataagttttattttatttgaatatttataagtcATTTACCTTGTAGTGTCATGCAAGTTAGTTATTGTATGAGCCATAAAAGAACAAGATTGAGTCGTAGTGAGTGCCATTTCATGTTGTTGCCATTCTGCTTGCATGGAATTGTAAGCTGCTACAGAATGACGAGTTCCAAGACCAGAAATGAAGTCGTTGTTGCTGTGAGAGCAATTTCCAAACATCTCCATGTATGCCATAACTGTAATAAGTATAACAATTACAAAATCCACCAAAAATTAgattaatctctctctctctccttctgtctctcatgtatgtgtgtgtgggcGGTGGGaggtgtgtgtgcgtgtgcgcgtgcgcgcgcaaATGTTTGTAAAAGTTACAATTACGAATCTTGAATGAAAGTTATActgttttttataatacttaatatGACTGATTGGTTGATGCAAGCATGAAATTCGCTGCAAAAAGATATCAAAGCATACGGTCTAAGAATTGAGTAAAGACACTGATGCAAAAGCAAACACTTGTATAATATCAGTATCGTTTGTGTAAAGACGCATACGAGAAGAGATCAAACTCACTGGAGTAAACTTTCcacgatatttctcttttattatttacataataattatatatccatatgtttatataatttatattacatccGTGAGATGAGTCAAATCGTAAGCTGTAATTAAAGCCGAGAATAAagtaattctatttaaatataaaatagataatgaTAGAATTCATTGTATGTTTGGcaatatatgaaaatgaagCTAACAATATAAAATGCCATGCCAAAATAAGCCCGGATTTTAAttcatgtacatacataatcgTGGAAAATGAAAGACTTTCGTTTGGCGTGAAAGTGTTTGCTAAGTGTAGTCGATTAATGTGGGCGGCATCCCACTTACCAGAATATGCCACTGATTGGAACACTGGGGATACAAAACATTgcatcagtttttttttttttcatctgcTATGGGACTAAGAATATCAAACTTCTATTCTAATATCATTTAAGATAATTTCAAATCGCCACATCTTCCAAATAATCTTTCTCTGTCAtactattgtttattttattttattttttttttttttaatatcacaagagtttaaacattaatttaaataacgaaGCTCCAATGATGTTGTAAATGTAAAACTTAAACGCTATTATATCGTCGTACTTCACGTTTTTTGATGTCTTGTATTGAATGTTCAAGTAACTtactatgtttttttttcagcGGAAGAGGTGGTGGTTTATTGGTATCCGAACTATCACCGTTACTGGTATGCAAACTGCAGGTAGACAAATGTTCATTTTCAGGTACATTGTCGTATTGCGATGGTTGACGTTCTCTTCTCCGTTTAGATCGTTTTTCTGGTAATGCAGGTGGTATTCCATTAGCATCAGATATAGTAATTGATTCCATTTCCTACGTATGatagaaataacatttatatagaaatatcatatttattatcaagttatcaacgtatatatatatatgtatactcttactcacatttttcaatttttctaacaTAACGGTATCGCCACTTTCcgttatattcatattatccGCGGTACTTTTAGAACTGCTCATTGTTTTTTGCATAAAAACAGAACCATTGCTATCCGATGTAAACTTTTGTTGATAAAGAGATTGTTGTTGAGTACTAAACGTTTGGGAATTGTAACTGATACTGCTTTGTTGTGATGACCTTTTTGAAGTTGTACTAGAAGCAGTCGTGTAACTTTGAGAAGAACTTCTTTGAGAATGCATTGATACAAAACCGGATTCATGTGTTTGGGTTGaaaatctttctatttttccatcTATACCTGAAACATAATGATTCGAGGAATACAGTTGAATGGtatacgatttttaaataatttgaaacgGTCATTTCTTCAAACAATTTTGATTAAACATTTATGACATAAACAGTTACACGTTAGTATTTCATTTTGTCCTTAAACGAAACGTTCAATTTCGTAGACtgattaaaaaggaaaaaataaaatggtagAACTGTTTCATCAATACTAAATCAaacaaataatgaatatttcttttttgtagaaaCATTACTTATGGACACACATCTCATGCATGTAATTATATTCTACACACCAGTGAACGGATTAAGAATTTCTTGTGGTGTTTGTTGTCCTAGTAACATAGTATTTGGTATACTGCTTTCAGAACTATCCCAACAAGCACAATTAGAGGTCCCATTAACTTGCATACCTAAGGTACCAGAGGGTATCGTCGAGTTACGAGATTATTCTTGATAATTTTCCACCAgcaaaaaatatcttcttaaCATTTATggtcaataaaaattaaagaaaccatacaacaaattaaataacgatAGTAGTTCTTCGTTATGACTTACTTTTAATTGTAGCTATAAGACTGAGATCCATACTATCATTGAGAGACTCATCGTTTGGTCCCATGATCGCTCGAATTTCATCCTCGTCACGTGAATGATTCAAAGCAGAATCCAAACTACCAGCTGATGCACTTAGAATAGAAGAAGAGTCTTCCGGTGACCGACTACGCAAAGAAACTCTATCGAGACTAGATGCTAAGAAACTTTCAGACTCGTCGAGTAATTGTTGAGTTCTGGTTCTTCTTTTTGGTGGTAAAGGCGGTGGTGTACCCGATGAACTGTTTTCTTCAGAGAAGCATACGTTCGTtctacaattataattatcataatgttaaaagttaataatttGTGTTTAATCATAAATAAGGTACAACATCAATCTAATTTACCTATCAGGAAGAGGAGGTTTTGGTGGTGGACTGGAATCCCTTAAAATAGATTCAGAACTATGAGAACTTCGAACAAGACTATTGTTAGCAGCAGTCTGTTCTaagatctctctttcccttggTGTTAAAGGTATATCTGGCAGCGAGTTCCTCTGAGGAGCAAGTTCCAATCCATATCCTGATGCACTGAATCAATATTTACCAATGACAAAGTTTTATCATCGATAACAACAAAAATGTAACAACAACTGCATCCTACCGATTGTTAATTGTAATGCTAACAGGTTTCTGTCGATTAGAAATCTTCTCATGAGCAAGGGAAACCAAATTCTTAACTGCTTCTTCGACCAAACCAATAATATGGGTAACATTTTCAGTATCCAAAGCAGAGGATTGATCACCATGTAACAAGACATCATCGCAGAGCTTCAATAACTGAGCAAGTGCTTGATAAACTTGATTGGTTGCAGATCCTAATGTGGAACtgtaaaagagaatataaattagttatagaaaaattttcaacgatgaaaaagatatatttaccTATTTTCATAGAGGAGATAGGACTTGAGTACCGTGTGTATAGTGGTAACAGTGTCGAGAACCACTGTACCATTACCTGGTAACatttccaatttctttttcgagacaACATCACGAAAATGCAGAAGAGCAAGCTGTACTTGTCTCACGTGGACATGCAAGTCTCGTAAAGGATTTTTTTCAAGACTAactgcattattattatcctttcctgatgatgatgacgatgttCCACCTGTTCCAAGTCCAATTCCAGCAACTCCATTTTTATCACGTGGTATTCGTGGCGACGAAGGTGAACTTGCTCGGCCGACTCCTCCTACGGCGCTCTCTACGCCTCCTGTCCCTGTACCACCGCTACCCGGAGAACGCATGTGTGAAAGCTTCTCCAAAAAGTCCTCCTTAAAGGAGCGTGCTCGACGCGCGAGCTTACCGCCGCGCGCCTTTCCGTTTGAACGTTCCTCGTTGCTTTCTgtaattttatcttcttttattctttttttttattcttttttaatttatagttgtataaaaaaaatcattttactcTCTATTTCATATGTGTATCCGAAATAATTGTAAAGTTCTCATACCATTTTCAACGCATACACATCTTTAATTTCCCCTAActcttttcaataaaatttactttttttttatgttatttgtCATTATATTAGTATAGTATTCATCTCATACTgtgagtttatatatatatatatattgcgttattagtattataattattataatgaagtTAGTAGCGATAaagtatcattttattaataatacaaatgaagatttgaataaattagtaaatgaagaagtatattttttgtgaggtgttaacaaattgttttttctaatttttgcaaaattgtttattccaattagataaatttaacGAGAAATTCTGCTTTTTTTATCGCGAATAATGGaacaaagaaatgaagaaaggatGAAAACATCACCGTATCTACGAGGAGGCTTTCGAAATAGCTTAAACACCGAAAGAGGATTATTCCAAGATGTTGTCTTCGAACAAGGAACTAAATTTAGTCGGAAGGCTGGAAAGAGCGACGAAAATACGATGAAATACTATGAAATACCACAATGAAGAGAACATTCGAGTATACTTATACATCTATCTCAacaacattaaaaatattaatattttatttctaaatttaaattaattatttctaattgtaactaatcaatcaaaaaatcatagtaatatcttttttataaacgattcttttctattcattcTACATGAAATGTTCATTTTGATTGGtggaataaatatgaaatatttaagaagATAATCTTTcacaaagaaagaattaaaacgaTGTAAAAGGAACGAATGGAATAACTTTAAGAATCTGAGTCATCGTCAAAGATGATGCGGTAATCACGTCACGTTCAAAAAGGAATGCGaataaacgatatcgatcCTTAGAAAGAactttaaatttcattataatttgaatattaaatcaaaaatatattccaaaatatcaaaaaatctATCAAagatgtttaattaatatcattattactttaactgaaatttcaaatattactttaaattgaaataatatattaataagaaagacAATAAAATTAGCAGGAGAAAGCCCGCCATTTTtcgaatcattttcttttcttttcttttttaatcaaaaaatccataatataaaaattatctcaCTAAATACCACTCACTTGGATGAGGAAACCAcaaattttcttgtttatgAGTAAACAGAGATAtgatgagaaaaatatatatatgtcacgTGACTCAGAAGGGAAATACGAGACAAGAAACGTCCGGCCCGTAAAGCGTGTGCGCATCGACTGCTTAACTAACTTGGCTCGTCGGTCCCTGTCGGTCGTATCCCTTCATCCcactctcgctctctctctctctctctctcacacacacacacacacacacgtcaGCCTCtatagatttctttctttctttatttcttcttcgtacatTCATGCTTTAACATATACACCACGCCTATTTTGCGTCTGTCATCCGATGCTTTTAAAGCGTGACGATAGTTTGGTTAAGGTTAAGTACAAGATGTATTTGGTATTGGAAGATAATggattatatttctaaaatgtcaatttttttaacatttacgGTAATAacatttgttactttttttttattgttgctTATTACTTATAAAGtagttttaatatcgtttatttttattgtgaCGTTAGAACTTGATTCGTTCTTTTGACTCACGTGGTTAAAgaattaca
Proteins encoded:
- the LOC122636697 gene encoding guanine nucleotide-releasing factor 2 isoform X1, which encodes MPQYDESFLDSSIFRRRVRTYSIQKKSSTKSRSFKNTSVPLLLAVTDLNNDFSDSLSICSTQESNEERSNGKARGGKLARRARSFKEDFLEKLSHMRSPGSGGTGTGGVESAVGGVGRASSPSSPRIPRDKNGVAGIGLGTGGTSSSSSGKDNNNAVSLEKNPLRDLHVHVRQVQLALLHFRDVVSKKKLEMLPGNGTVVLDTVTTIHTVLKSYLLYENSSTLGSATNQVYQALAQLLKLCDDVLLHGDQSSALDTENVTHIIGLVEEAVKNLVSLAHEKISNRQKPVSITINNRASGYGLELAPQRNSLPDIPLTPREREILEQTAANNSLVRSSHSSESILRDSSPPPKPPLPDRTNVCFSEENSSSGTPPPLPPKRRTRTQQLLDESESFLASSLDRVSLRSRSPEDSSSILSASAGSLDSALNHSRDEDEIRAIMGPNDESLNDSMDLSLIATIKSMQVNGTSNCACWDSSESSIPNTMLLGQQTPQEILNPFTGIDGKIERFSTQTHESGFVSMHSQRSSSQSYTTASSTTSKRSSQQSSISYNSQTFSTQQQSLYQQKFTSDSNGSVFMQKTMSSSKSTADNMNITESGDTVMLEKLKNEMESITISDANGIPPALPEKRSKRRRERQPSQYDNVPENEHLSTCSLHTSNGDSSDTNKPPPLPLKKKHMFQSVAYSVMAYMEMFGNCSHSNNDFISGLGTRHSVAAYNSMQAEWQQHEMALTTTQSCSFMAHTITNLHDTTSVSISMTPNITEITNNSSLPPALPPKRSRSIKSNATPSIVSPKATISMQSIHTSDPILSLTPVRIDEPSYNDAFLDKKDVVSSTPVKLNTTGTAMDIALPISRPVSNALSSVSISDNTLELRDIDQDDNILEELDISKYLVFKKPDEEGPDIRGGHPDALLIHATKANKHDEKESDFLYQEAFLTTYRTFMQPLELIQKLHKRHQRFSCSPDVTKQRAAREAFSLLVRVVSDLTMSDLDDTLLQTLMEFVQQLVCSGDLTMAKALRVKILEKHAAKQLQYAQPILSSLSVTTKQASLLDFKSEQIAEQMTLLDADLFMKIEIPEVLIWAQEQNEERSPNLTRFTEHFNKMSYWARSRILEHRLENEAKDREKYVVKFIKIMKHLRKINNFNSYLALLSALDSAPIRRLEWQKHITEGLKEYCALIDSSSSFRAYRQALAETQPPCIPYIGLVLQDLTFVHIGNSDLLPDGTINFSKRWQQFNIVENMKRFKKGTYSFKKHDRIITFFNNFSDFLCEEAMWQISESIKPRGGKKVQLQN